The following proteins are encoded in a genomic region of Pikeienuella piscinae:
- a CDS encoding porin yields the protein MKFHIFIVASIASFALGAPAMAGDLVFTDDSGASATLYGQINLTYQGVDDGEKTYNEFVDNSNSTSRVGLWVELPVTEGLFRFNFETGLGLRNTAESSQNDNVDFFDWRETDIRKGEGVFVSDFGSLWLGQGSMATDGLAEIDNSGTTLAGYVNLGDTAGSFQFRNGAVLSGTSIGSAYKDFDGARRMRVRYDTPDFRGFMLSAAYGQEVLSKGDDADYYDAAIRYGLANDTIKLDAGLGYAWKDDSSNTEQIMASGSVVHLPTGLNITLSGGMADDNGGEFGYVKVGWKGELISFGPSAISVDYYDGADFNVSGSDSSSWGIQAVQNFTDLNLEAYAGYRSFSFDDDTGANYHDIGTVLAGARWRF from the coding sequence ATGAAGTTCCACATTTTCATAGTAGCGTCGATCGCCAGTTTTGCGCTTGGCGCGCCCGCGATGGCGGGCGATCTCGTGTTTACGGACGATTCTGGCGCGTCCGCTACGCTCTATGGTCAGATCAACCTGACCTATCAGGGTGTCGACGACGGCGAGAAGACCTACAACGAGTTCGTCGACAACAGCAATTCGACCAGCCGTGTCGGCCTCTGGGTTGAACTGCCGGTGACCGAGGGCCTGTTCCGGTTCAACTTCGAAACCGGCCTCGGCCTGAGGAATACCGCGGAATCCAGCCAGAACGACAATGTGGATTTCTTCGACTGGCGAGAGACCGACATCCGCAAGGGCGAAGGCGTCTTCGTCAGCGACTTCGGCTCGCTCTGGCTCGGTCAGGGCAGCATGGCCACCGACGGCCTGGCTGAGATCGACAACTCCGGAACCACCCTTGCAGGCTACGTGAACCTCGGCGACACCGCCGGGTCGTTTCAGTTCCGGAACGGCGCGGTGCTGTCCGGCACAAGCATCGGGAGCGCCTACAAGGACTTTGACGGCGCTCGCCGGATGCGCGTCCGCTACGACACGCCGGATTTCCGCGGCTTCATGCTCTCCGCCGCCTATGGCCAGGAGGTTCTCTCCAAGGGCGATGACGCCGACTATTACGACGCGGCGATCCGTTACGGGCTCGCCAATGACACCATCAAGCTGGACGCGGGTCTCGGCTATGCGTGGAAGGACGACAGCAGCAACACCGAGCAGATCATGGCTTCCGGCTCCGTGGTCCATCTTCCGACGGGCCTGAACATCACGCTCTCCGGCGGAATGGCCGACGATAATGGCGGAGAGTTCGGCTATGTGAAGGTCGGATGGAAGGGGGAACTCATCTCGTTTGGCCCCTCAGCCATCTCGGTCGACTATTATGATGGGGCGGATTTCAATGTTTCCGGCTCGGACTCGAGCTCCTGGGGGATCCAGGCGGTGCAGAACTTCACCGATCTGAACCTTGAAGCTTATGCCGGCTACCGATCCTTCTCCTTCGACGACGACACCGGCGCCAATTATCACGACATCGGAACCGTGCTCGCCGGCGCGCGATGGCGGTTCTGA
- a CDS encoding aminotransferase class III-fold pyridoxal phosphate-dependent enzyme: protein MPEQTAPDRALPADAALRARAVRVIPGGLWGHMNAARLPASFPQYFGRSEGCRLWDADGNEYIDFMCAYGPVVLGYRDAEVEAAVAARLAKGDIFNGPAPELVELAEALVDTVAHADWAMFQKNGTDATTACVTLARAGTGRRKVLVAKGAYHGAAPWCTPSLVGVTAEDRAHIAEFAYNDIASLQTAAEAAEGELAGVIVSAFRHDARRDQESPAPEFARAVRALCDRTGAALILDDVRAGFRIDIRGSWEPLGVRPDLSAWSKAIANGHPLAAVTGTDRFREAAQSTFMTGSFWCGAAAMAAALVTLRRLRDTDAIQHMKTMGERLREGLAAQARAHGVALRQTGPAQMPMLLFDDDPDLAKGDSFVKEALARGVYLHPWHNMFLSAAHRPEDIDLALEATDAALRETARRFS from the coding sequence ATGCCTGAGCAAACCGCGCCCGACCGCGCCCTGCCCGCCGACGCTGCGCTGCGCGCCCGCGCCGTTCGCGTCATCCCCGGCGGGCTCTGGGGACATATGAATGCGGCGCGCCTGCCGGCCAGCTTCCCGCAATATTTCGGCCGCTCCGAAGGGTGCCGGCTCTGGGACGCGGACGGGAACGAATATATCGACTTCATGTGCGCCTACGGCCCGGTCGTGCTCGGCTATCGCGACGCGGAGGTCGAGGCGGCCGTCGCCGCGCGGCTGGCGAAAGGCGATATCTTCAACGGCCCGGCGCCCGAACTGGTGGAGTTGGCGGAGGCGCTGGTCGACACCGTCGCCCATGCCGACTGGGCGATGTTCCAGAAGAACGGGACCGACGCCACCACTGCTTGCGTGACGCTCGCGCGGGCCGGAACGGGGCGGCGGAAGGTCCTGGTGGCGAAGGGCGCCTATCACGGCGCCGCGCCCTGGTGCACGCCCTCACTGGTCGGCGTGACCGCAGAGGACCGAGCGCATATCGCGGAGTTCGCGTATAACGACATAGCCTCGCTTCAGACGGCGGCCGAGGCGGCGGAGGGCGAACTCGCCGGCGTGATCGTCTCGGCGTTCCGCCACGACGCGCGCCGCGATCAGGAGAGCCCGGCGCCGGAATTCGCCCGCGCCGTCCGCGCGCTCTGCGACAGGACAGGCGCGGCGCTGATCCTCGACGACGTGCGCGCCGGCTTTCGTATCGACATAAGGGGGAGTTGGGAGCCACTGGGCGTGCGCCCCGATCTCTCGGCCTGGTCGAAAGCCATCGCCAACGGTCATCCGCTGGCGGCGGTCACCGGAACCGACCGCTTCCGCGAGGCGGCGCAGTCGACATTCATGACCGGCTCGTTCTGGTGTGGGGCGGCGGCGATGGCGGCGGCGCTGGTCACACTTCGCCGACTCCGCGACACGGACGCGATTCAGCACATGAAGACGATGGGCGAGCGGCTGCGCGAAGGACTTGCGGCGCAGGCGCGCGCGCATGGCGTCGCGCTTCGCCAGACCGGCCCGGCGCAGATGCCGATGCTGCTTTTCGACGACGACCCCGACCTCGCGAAAGGCGACTCGTTCGTCAAGGAAGCGCTCGCGCGCGGAGTCTATCTCCACCCCTGGCACAACATGTTCCTGAGCGCCGCGCACAGGCCAGAGGATATCGACCTTGCGCTTGAGGCGACAGACGCCGCCCTCCGCGAAACCGCGCGGCGATTCTCGTGA
- a CDS encoding cytochrome P450, whose protein sequence is MSTAPVYEIDHARFWADPYPDLARMRAGTPIAFVPQLNATLFTRRDAIFECEKNIAVFSSEQPGGLMTALMGENMMRKDGEAHLAERKQMFPAVSPRTVRDRWTAQFREDAQRILDQLAPRGAADLTVDYAMPVSANALRALTGLTSMTPAELDGSSQAMIDGCANYIGDPAVEKRCNRATALIDAHIDRAVPLKEAAPDHSILSVLMQAGQPLSQIRANIKLAISGGQNEPRDAIAGAAWALLSHPEQLALVKKGEVGWDRVFAEYVRWMSPIGMSPRRVARAFEYEGVRFAPEERVFFMFGAANRDPAHFDAPDRFDITRDASAHIAFGAGPHFCAGAWASKALVAEVALPMLFARLKGLRLNGAAKIGGWAFRGPLNAPVAWDAG, encoded by the coding sequence ATGAGCACGGCGCCGGTTTACGAGATCGACCACGCCCGGTTCTGGGCCGATCCATATCCCGACCTCGCGCGGATGCGGGCGGGTACGCCGATCGCCTTCGTGCCGCAGCTCAACGCCACGCTCTTCACCCGCCGCGACGCGATCTTCGAGTGCGAGAAGAATATTGCGGTCTTCTCATCCGAACAGCCGGGCGGGCTGATGACGGCGCTGATGGGTGAGAACATGATGCGAAAGGATGGGGAGGCGCATCTTGCCGAGCGCAAACAGATGTTCCCCGCGGTCTCACCCAGAACCGTGCGCGATCGCTGGACGGCGCAATTTCGCGAGGATGCGCAGCGCATCCTGGACCAGCTCGCGCCGCGGGGCGCCGCGGACCTGACAGTCGATTACGCCATGCCCGTCTCCGCCAATGCGCTGCGCGCGCTCACCGGGCTCACGTCGATGACGCCGGCGGAACTGGACGGATCGAGCCAGGCGATGATCGACGGCTGCGCCAATTACATCGGCGACCCGGCTGTGGAGAAACGCTGCAACCGCGCGACCGCGCTGATCGACGCGCATATCGATCGCGCGGTCCCGTTGAAGGAAGCCGCGCCCGACCACTCCATTCTCTCCGTCCTGATGCAGGCCGGCCAGCCGCTTTCGCAGATCAGGGCCAATATCAAGCTCGCCATATCCGGTGGGCAGAATGAACCGCGCGACGCCATCGCCGGCGCGGCATGGGCGTTGCTGAGCCACCCCGAACAGCTTGCGCTGGTGAAGAAAGGCGAAGTCGGCTGGGACCGGGTCTTTGCGGAATATGTCCGCTGGATGTCGCCGATCGGCATGTCGCCGCGCCGCGTCGCGCGGGCGTTCGAGTATGAAGGCGTGCGATTCGCGCCCGAAGAGCGCGTCTTCTTCATGTTCGGCGCCGCCAATCGCGACCCCGCGCATTTCGACGCGCCGGACCGTTTCGACATCACCCGCGACGCCTCCGCCCATATCGCCTTCGGCGCCGGGCCGCATTTCTGCGCCGGGGCATGGGCGTCGAAGGCGCTGGTCGCCGAGGTCGCCCTGCCGATGCTTTTTGCGCGCCTGAAAGGTTTGCGGCTGAATGGCGCCGCGAAGATCGGCGGATGGGCCTTTCGCGGCCCGCTGAATGCGCCGGTCGCATGGGACGCGGGCTGA
- a CDS encoding DUF6635 family protein, which translates to METETPGAQPTPEEVRAAVIRAARAYFDARRARVDGFVDKWFSARGTLRLHRHALGWDMAKAPANIALAPVFVGARLSASLADLARRRQTAKWLRSRHILLETAVMREVQKLVMAELLELPLDDGGPHARDDALAAAIGADPEIRRMLGAARAEGAALNAGLTEYAGSRAAVGEMTTALATIGAGAAAFHKLTPGALTLGPALAAAMTQSAAIAAFPLGATAGSIWYGYMTPATSPALVAGVTAGMAAGAAVFAAFAGLIADPVQRRLGFHRRRLLRLIDALERQFTDGEAAGFAAREHYVARLIDLMDAGAAAARNLRF; encoded by the coding sequence ATGGAGACCGAAACCCCCGGGGCGCAACCGACGCCGGAAGAGGTCCGCGCCGCTGTCATCCGGGCGGCGCGCGCCTATTTCGACGCGCGGCGCGCGCGTGTCGACGGTTTCGTCGACAAATGGTTCTCGGCGCGCGGCACGCTGCGCCTGCATCGCCACGCGCTCGGCTGGGACATGGCGAAAGCCCCGGCGAACATCGCGCTCGCCCCGGTCTTCGTCGGCGCCCGGCTCTCAGCCTCGCTCGCCGATCTCGCGCGCCGAAGACAGACGGCGAAATGGCTCCGTTCTCGCCACATTCTTCTGGAGACGGCGGTGATGCGCGAGGTCCAGAAGCTCGTCATGGCGGAGCTGCTGGAATTACCGCTCGACGATGGCGGACCGCATGCCCGGGATGACGCGCTCGCCGCCGCGATCGGCGCCGACCCGGAGATCAGGCGTATGCTCGGCGCCGCGCGGGCGGAGGGCGCGGCGCTGAACGCGGGGCTTACGGAATACGCCGGCTCCCGGGCGGCGGTGGGGGAGATGACGACCGCGCTGGCGACCATCGGGGCCGGCGCCGCGGCGTTTCATAAGCTCACGCCGGGCGCGTTGACCCTCGGCCCGGCGCTCGCCGCCGCGATGACGCAGAGCGCGGCGATCGCGGCCTTCCCGCTCGGCGCCACGGCGGGTTCGATATGGTACGGCTACATGACGCCCGCGACATCGCCCGCGCTGGTCGCTGGCGTCACCGCGGGCATGGCCGCCGGGGCGGCGGTTTTCGCCGCTTTCGCAGGGCTGATCGCGGACCCGGTTCAGCGCCGGCTCGGGTTTCATCGCCGCAGGCTGCTCCGCCTGATCGATGCGCTGGAGCGCCAGTTCACCGATGGAGAAGCCGCCGGATTCGCCGCGCGGGAACATTACGTCGCGCGGCTGATCGACTTGATGGACGCCGGCGCCGCAGCGGCGCGAAACCTCCGCTTCTGA
- a CDS encoding DUF992 domain-containing protein produces the protein MHRTMTTTITAVLLGATALAGAAQADETAAGANTDDEGRVEVGYLECAMVSDEGNILVSEQKFTCTFDPAEDGRADENYVATFSKMGLDLSKTDRETIRWAVLAPAQKYRVGVLEGEYAGISADAAVGAGVGAKALVGGLDESITLQPVSVTTQEGVGVSLAFESLTLTHVAGD, from the coding sequence CCATGACCACGACGATCACCGCAGTGCTTCTCGGCGCGACCGCGCTCGCCGGCGCCGCCCAGGCCGACGAGACCGCCGCAGGCGCGAACACCGATGACGAGGGACGGGTCGAAGTCGGCTATCTCGAGTGCGCGATGGTTTCCGACGAAGGCAATATCCTCGTCTCCGAGCAGAAATTCACCTGCACGTTCGACCCGGCCGAGGACGGCCGCGCGGACGAGAATTATGTCGCGACGTTCAGCAAAATGGGGCTCGATCTCTCCAAGACCGATCGCGAGACGATCCGCTGGGCGGTGCTCGCGCCGGCCCAGAAATACCGCGTCGGGGTTCTCGAGGGCGAATACGCCGGGATCTCGGCGGACGCCGCGGTCGGCGCGGGGGTCGGCGCCAAGGCGCTGGTCGGCGGGCTGGACGAATCGATCACCCTTCAGCCGGTTTCGGTAACGACGCAGGAGGGCGTCGGCGTCTCGCTCGCGTTCGAAAGCCTGACGCTGACCCACGTCGCCGGGGACTGA